Proteins encoded in a region of the Bradyrhizobium sp. CB3481 genome:
- a CDS encoding helix-turn-helix transcriptional regulator, producing MRLQDRVGLNVQELRRAKKLSQEELAHRCNVHQTYLSGVETGKRNASLLVLERIANALNVDAEELFRRRRRRAGGIADP from the coding sequence ATGCGCTTGCAGGACCGAGTCGGCCTAAATGTTCAGGAATTGCGCCGAGCAAAGAAACTCAGCCAAGAGGAGCTGGCTCACAGGTGCAACGTCCATCAGACGTATCTAAGTGGCGTCGAAACCGGCAAGCGAAATGCTTCTCTTTTGGTCCTTGAGCGGATAGCCAATGCTTTGAATGTCGACGCTGAGGAACTGTTTCGTCGCCGCCGGCGGCGGGCTGGCGGGATCGCTGACCCTTAA
- a CDS encoding DUF2274 domain-containing protein translates to MKLSKLPDRTPVKMNVVLVPSLAKRLSEYADFYAETYGSREEIPELIPFMLEAFLEADSDFRRKSRLGRRGSKASSS, encoded by the coding sequence ATGAAGCTTTCGAAGCTACCTGATCGGACCCCAGTAAAGATGAACGTTGTGCTGGTGCCGAGCCTCGCGAAGCGGCTGAGCGAGTATGCCGATTTCTATGCGGAGACCTACGGTAGCCGGGAGGAGATCCCGGAACTGATACCGTTTATGCTGGAGGCGTTTCTCGAAGCTGATTCGGATTTCAGGAGGAAAAGTAGGTTAGGCCGGCGCGGGTCCAAAGCTTCCTCCTCTTGA
- a CDS encoding TrbI/VirB10 family protein, with protein sequence MTTGPDHDPPEPLELRARPRPIRRLNRHALMVGCAIAALFIAGATIVALRPPRAFKQTERSELYNTERKQTAEGLNKLPKSYEDLPPSIPRLGPPSPGDIGRAFAENEKKSGTASSSDSGFRTDPEEDAERAERIRQVRIAQQAKESGLFFRLSEKQERRKQANTIEVPAAAQSVFRPPGSEQTTPSAAELAKAAQSLIDRSSEIIPSSQARKLAFVGAKADTETTNSYALLPAPSTYAVMAGSIIPASLVTGLNSELPGATLGQVTENVYDTVTGEHLLIPQGTRIVGKYDSVVAFGQKRALVIWSRLILPNGNSIVIENLPATDVAGYAGLEDEVDFHTWQLLKGVALATLIGVGTQLSIGNDESDLVKALRESTQQTTNRAGQRLIERELDVQPTITVRPGWPLRVIVSKDLVLKPYRNL encoded by the coding sequence ATGACCACCGGACCTGATCATGATCCGCCAGAGCCACTGGAATTGCGGGCGCGACCGAGACCCATTCGGCGCCTCAACAGGCACGCGCTCATGGTAGGCTGCGCGATCGCCGCGCTGTTCATCGCCGGCGCGACGATCGTTGCGCTCCGTCCGCCGCGGGCATTCAAACAGACTGAGCGCTCGGAGCTCTACAATACCGAGCGGAAGCAAACGGCCGAAGGATTAAATAAGCTACCGAAATCGTATGAGGACCTACCTCCCTCAATTCCGAGGCTTGGGCCGCCGTCACCGGGAGATATCGGCCGAGCCTTCGCTGAAAATGAGAAGAAGTCTGGTACAGCGTCATCATCAGATTCGGGCTTTCGCACCGATCCAGAGGAGGACGCCGAAAGAGCCGAGCGCATCCGCCAGGTGCGCATTGCACAACAGGCCAAGGAATCGGGGTTGTTTTTCCGACTGTCGGAGAAACAGGAGAGACGCAAGCAAGCCAACACGATCGAGGTTCCGGCCGCTGCTCAATCTGTGTTCCGGCCGCCGGGTTCTGAGCAAACAACGCCTTCTGCGGCCGAGCTCGCGAAAGCGGCGCAAAGCCTGATCGATCGGTCAAGTGAGATCATTCCCTCATCTCAGGCACGCAAACTCGCCTTTGTGGGAGCGAAGGCCGACACCGAGACCACCAATTCCTATGCGCTGCTGCCGGCACCCTCGACCTATGCCGTGATGGCTGGATCAATCATCCCGGCCAGCCTGGTCACGGGACTAAACTCCGAGCTGCCTGGTGCGACCCTCGGCCAAGTTACCGAGAACGTCTATGACACTGTTACTGGCGAGCATCTGCTGATCCCGCAGGGGACAAGGATTGTAGGCAAGTACGATAGCGTAGTCGCCTTTGGCCAGAAGCGGGCGCTGGTCATCTGGAGCCGGCTCATCCTGCCGAACGGCAACTCGATCGTGATTGAGAACCTTCCGGCCACAGATGTCGCCGGCTACGCGGGGCTCGAGGACGAGGTGGACTTCCACACTTGGCAGTTGCTCAAGGGCGTCGCACTGGCGACCCTGATCGGGGTGGGGACCCAGCTTTCGATCGGAAACGACGAGAGCGATCTGGTGAAGGCGCTGCGGGAAAGCACGCAGCAAACTACCAATCGTGCTGGCCAGCGGCTGATCGAGCGCGAGCTCGATGTGCAGCCGACGATCACGGTCCGGCCGGGTTGGCCGCTACGGGTGATTGTATCGAAGGACTTGGTGCTGAAGCCGTATCGGAATCTTTAG
- the trbG gene encoding P-type conjugative transfer protein TrbG, producing the protein MSTAAPNTIASASVLALSLMLCGCATKLNLEAPYDEMTFEQALPEADPPKPVQVVETPKVLPLPGQLKPYPTKVAKEEKLPPEQAIAKANKAARMEPTRRGYINAIQVYPWTEGALYRLYASPEKVSTIALQPDEELIDVSTGDTVRWVVGDTVSGQGRARRVHILIKPTLPDIQTNLVILTNRRTYHLELVSTRQTYMASISWTYPTDTLVALHKQNASAEASEERVADRGVRLDSLNFRYRIEGDDPPWRPLRAFDDGRKVYIQMPSGLSQGEAPPLFVAGADGRPNLVNYRVRGSYYIVDRMFGAAELRLGENPQRTVRIIRIDARPVSQVFSNGSAS; encoded by the coding sequence ATGAGCACTGCTGCCCCCAACACGATCGCCTCGGCCAGCGTCCTGGCATTGTCGCTCATGCTCTGCGGATGCGCCACCAAGCTGAACCTCGAGGCACCGTATGATGAGATGACGTTTGAGCAGGCGCTTCCCGAGGCTGATCCGCCGAAGCCGGTCCAGGTTGTCGAAACGCCGAAGGTTCTGCCGTTGCCGGGTCAGCTGAAGCCTTACCCAACGAAGGTCGCAAAGGAAGAAAAGCTGCCGCCAGAGCAGGCCATCGCGAAAGCCAACAAGGCTGCGCGGATGGAGCCGACGCGCCGCGGCTACATCAATGCCATCCAGGTTTATCCTTGGACGGAAGGCGCGCTCTACCGGCTCTATGCGAGCCCTGAAAAGGTCTCGACCATTGCGCTTCAACCAGACGAAGAGCTCATCGATGTCTCCACTGGCGACACCGTTCGCTGGGTCGTTGGCGATACCGTAAGCGGCCAGGGGCGCGCCCGAAGGGTGCATATCCTGATCAAGCCTACGCTCCCGGACATTCAAACGAACCTTGTTATCTTGACTAATCGACGCACGTACCACCTAGAGCTCGTCTCCACAAGGCAGACCTATATGGCTTCGATTTCCTGGACCTATCCGACGGATACGCTCGTTGCGCTTCATAAGCAAAACGCCTCCGCTGAGGCTAGCGAAGAGCGAGTGGCCGATCGAGGCGTCCGGCTGGACAGCCTCAATTTCCGCTATCGCATCGAAGGCGATGACCCGCCGTGGCGGCCGCTGCGCGCGTTTGACGATGGTAGGAAGGTCTATATCCAGATGCCTTCCGGGCTGTCGCAAGGCGAGGCACCGCCCTTATTTGTCGCAGGAGCAGATGGCCGCCCGAACCTCGTCAATTACCGAGTTCGTGGCTCGTACTACATTGTCGACCGGATGTTTGGCGCTGCAGAACTTCGGCTCGGTGAAAATCCGCAACGTACAGTTCGCATCATCCGGATCGACGCCCGACCGGTGTCGCAAGTCTTCAGCAACGGGAGCGCCTCATGA
- the trbF gene encoding conjugal transfer protein TrbF, whose product MAAQPFQRTSVRYGETPEPVTPYQKAAQVWDERLGTARVQASNWRLAALAAIGLSGVLGLTIFTQIARSGVVPYVVEVDRLGEVRAVGPAVEAYQPSDAQIAHFLARFIENVRSLSIDPVIVRSNWLRAYDFVTDRGALALNDYARETDPFTKIGSKTVTAEVTSVVRASGDSFEIRWKENTYENGSIAKTERFTGLVTTVLKPPWEAETLRKNPLGLYVHSLNWSRDLIGDAK is encoded by the coding sequence ATGGCAGCTCAACCTTTTCAGCGCACGTCCGTTCGATACGGCGAGACGCCCGAGCCGGTCACGCCATACCAAAAGGCAGCCCAGGTCTGGGATGAGAGGCTCGGCACAGCGAGGGTCCAGGCGAGCAACTGGCGATTAGCCGCGCTGGCGGCAATCGGCCTGTCCGGCGTACTTGGACTGACGATTTTCACCCAGATTGCCCGCTCTGGCGTCGTGCCGTACGTAGTCGAGGTCGACCGCCTGGGGGAAGTGCGCGCGGTTGGACCTGCGGTTGAGGCCTACCAGCCCTCGGATGCGCAGATCGCGCATTTCCTGGCCAGGTTCATCGAGAACGTCCGTTCGCTATCCATTGATCCGGTGATTGTCCGATCGAATTGGCTGCGGGCCTACGACTTCGTGACAGACCGCGGCGCACTGGCCTTGAACGATTACGCGCGCGAGACGGATCCCTTCACGAAAATTGGCTCCAAGACAGTGACGGCTGAAGTCACCTCAGTAGTGCGTGCATCCGGCGATAGCTTTGAAATCCGCTGGAAGGAGAACACTTACGAGAACGGTTCGATCGCCAAGACCGAACGTTTCACCGGACTGGTGACCACGGTTCTCAAGCCGCCATGGGAGGCCGAGACGCTGCGGAAGAACCCGCTCGGCCTTTACGTCCATTCCCTCAATTGGTCACGCGACCTGATCGGAGATGCCAAATGA
- the trbL gene encoding P-type conjugative transfer protein TrbL produces MADLSVIDRFTETFSRYIDSGFGLLSGEVSFLSSTLVGIDLTLAGLAWSVRADDQILVSLAKKVLYVGAFAFIIGNFKSLADIVFASFSSIGLKASGGALTAADLMRPGFVASAGFSAAHPLLEETSQFSGFDVLTNLPTILILLFCWILIVLAFFVLSIQLFVTLIEFKLTTLASFILVPFALWGKTAFLAEKTLGNVVASGVKVMVLAIIVGIGSTIFGQLAGTLTRPIDIASAMSLLLAALSLFGLGIFGPAIAAGLVSGAPQLGAGAPAGTVAGAAAVAIGGGAAAMGGLRAAAGGSMAAVRSAASLTGASSAGGASARALAAEQLSNAGGSARGATASEAARASTSSAGGRAKEAAQIAAHTLKEGDRGAHSSGPKLGED; encoded by the coding sequence ATGGCAGACCTCTCAGTCATCGACCGCTTCACCGAGACCTTCTCGCGCTACATCGATTCGGGATTTGGTCTTCTTTCGGGTGAAGTTTCGTTTCTAAGTTCGACTCTTGTCGGCATAGACCTCACGCTTGCGGGGCTTGCCTGGAGCGTCCGCGCTGACGACCAGATCCTGGTCTCGCTGGCCAAGAAAGTGCTCTATGTGGGCGCTTTTGCATTCATTATCGGCAACTTCAAGAGCCTTGCCGATATCGTTTTCGCCTCCTTCTCCAGCATTGGACTGAAGGCATCTGGCGGAGCGTTAACCGCGGCCGATTTGATGCGACCGGGCTTCGTCGCCTCTGCCGGGTTTAGTGCCGCTCATCCTCTCCTGGAAGAGACCAGCCAATTCTCCGGCTTCGACGTCCTGACCAACCTGCCGACGATCCTGATCCTGCTGTTCTGCTGGATCTTAATCGTGCTCGCCTTCTTCGTGCTCTCGATCCAGTTGTTCGTCACGCTCATCGAGTTCAAGCTGACGACGCTTGCGAGTTTCATCCTTGTGCCATTCGCGCTCTGGGGCAAGACCGCCTTTCTGGCAGAAAAGACACTCGGCAATGTGGTTGCCTCCGGCGTGAAGGTGATGGTGCTTGCGATCATCGTCGGCATCGGGTCTACCATCTTCGGCCAGCTTGCGGGCACGCTGACACGCCCGATCGACATTGCCTCTGCGATGAGTCTGCTGCTCGCGGCTCTGTCGCTATTTGGGCTTGGGATATTCGGACCCGCTATTGCGGCAGGCTTGGTGTCGGGAGCGCCCCAGCTCGGAGCTGGCGCCCCGGCTGGAACGGTGGCGGGTGCTGCGGCGGTCGCGATCGGAGGCGGAGCGGCGGCCATGGGTGGCCTTCGCGCCGCAGCAGGTGGTTCGATGGCCGCGGTTCGTTCTGCGGCATCGCTTACCGGCGCGTCCTCGGCCGGCGGTGCTTCGGCCCGAGCCTTGGCGGCCGAGCAGCTCTCGAATGCCGGCGGTAGCGCGAGGGGTGCGACCGCGTCAGAGGCAGCGCGCGCCTCGACCTCGTCAGCGGGCGGCCGCGCGAAGGAAGCGGCTCAGATCGCCGCGCATACCCTGAAAGAGGGGGATAGAGGCGCACATTCATCCGGGCCGAAGCTGGGGGAAGACTGA
- the trbJ gene encoding P-type conjugative transfer protein TrbJ — MLELHVSARIARRTLKASAVIALSLALAVNGSRRLGAQVVVFDPSNYSQNLLTAARALEQINNQVRSLENQARSLLNQAKNLTSLPTSVVGQLTSTISQMNSLITQAKGISVDVQKTQQDFERFYPRQYGAAISSDKMVQDATARWDNSYEGLKQALTIQSAIISTLDHDGQTLRILMAGSSGAIGSLQAQQSGNELLALQIKQSLQTQALLATQSRADTLRAADQQASAVAAKERFIRFIGDGHAYRGGK, encoded by the coding sequence ATGCTGGAACTTCACGTCAGCGCTCGCATCGCTCGCAGAACTCTCAAGGCGAGTGCTGTGATCGCTTTGTCGCTCGCTCTTGCCGTAAACGGATCCCGACGCCTTGGGGCGCAAGTCGTCGTGTTCGACCCTTCGAACTACAGCCAGAATTTGCTGACCGCCGCGCGAGCACTTGAGCAGATCAATAATCAGGTCCGAAGTCTCGAAAACCAGGCACGGTCGCTGCTCAACCAGGCCAAGAACCTTACAAGCCTGCCGACAAGCGTCGTGGGTCAGCTGACCTCAACAATCAGTCAGATGAACAGCCTGATCACACAGGCAAAGGGCATTTCAGTCGATGTTCAGAAGACGCAGCAGGATTTCGAACGGTTTTATCCGCGCCAATATGGAGCGGCTATCTCGTCTGATAAGATGGTGCAGGACGCAACCGCTCGCTGGGACAACAGCTACGAGGGTCTGAAACAGGCGCTCACCATCCAATCGGCCATCATCAGCACGCTGGACCATGATGGCCAGACGCTTCGCATCCTAATGGCGGGTTCGTCCGGGGCAATCGGATCACTTCAGGCGCAGCAGTCCGGCAATGAGCTGCTGGCCCTGCAGATAAAGCAGTCGCTGCAGACGCAGGCGCTCCTGGCAACACAATCACGCGCGGACACCTTGCGAGCGGCCGACCAGCAGGCGTCCGCTGTGGCCGCCAAAGAGCGATTCATTCGCTTCATTGGCGATGGTCATGCTTATCGCGGTGGCAAGTAG
- the trbE gene encoding conjugal transfer protein TrbE encodes MLNLREFRADPYRLADWLPWACLVAPGVILNKDGSVQRTIRYRGPDLDSATEAELMGAASRVNNVLKRFGSGWALLFDATRIEAAEYPHSKFPDPVSWLVDEERRAAFEGAVDASWDHPSRPRGQHFESVLHLTLMYLPPAERVSRLEGLFLERPRDSDIRARRSVQQRRQAAHEKGEAENSAGAGVPNAGQAEQSRPERDRSYRDHLTRFMQETDRAIDLLSSVLPEIWPLNDEETLTYLHSCVSTKRHPVRVPEIPAYLDCFLSDEPLTGGISPAIGRSHLRTLTVLGFPHVTFPGLLDELNRLGVAYRWATRFLPLDRTQANATLSRYRRQWFAKRKSLAAIVKEVMFNEQVALLDTDASNKAIDADAALSELGDDLVAFGYITTTVTVSDEDSHAAEEKIRAVERVINSRGFTTIRETINAVEAWLGGLPGQAYANVRRPIVHTLNLAHMCPLSSVWAGPARCDHLDGPPLLMAKTKGSTPFRLSLHAGDVGHTIVVGPTGAGKSVLLSILALQFRRYPNAQLITFDKGRSARATTLALSGAWYELGAKGGIAFQPLKDAAEEEARLWALDWLCGVLAHERVNVTPEVKETLWSTLRSLGSAPVSQRTMTGLVALLARDALRQALQPYTLEGPYGRFLDADADRLSGADVLTFEMEELMALPGLVAPVLTYLFHTLEERFDGRPTLLVLDEAWVFLDDPLFARRIREWLKTLRKKNVAVIFATQSLADIAESQIAPAIIESCPSRIFLPNPRAVEPTQTETYRRFGLNDRQISLIAEAFPKRDYYLQSRAGNRLFELGLGPVALALVGASSPEDQRIVDAVLARSGPHHFAERYLAEKDLHWAANLISTFEQAHKA; translated from the coding sequence ATGCTGAACTTGCGGGAATTTCGCGCCGACCCCTATCGGCTGGCGGACTGGCTGCCGTGGGCGTGCCTGGTGGCGCCTGGAGTGATCCTGAACAAGGACGGTAGCGTTCAAAGGACCATCCGCTATCGAGGACCCGATCTCGATAGCGCGACGGAAGCCGAATTGATGGGCGCCGCCTCGCGCGTCAATAACGTGTTGAAGCGCTTCGGATCGGGCTGGGCGCTACTCTTTGATGCAACGCGCATAGAAGCTGCCGAGTACCCTCACTCGAAGTTCCCAGATCCAGTGTCCTGGCTCGTCGACGAAGAACGACGGGCAGCATTTGAGGGCGCAGTTGATGCGTCGTGGGACCACCCATCGCGGCCGCGAGGCCAGCATTTCGAGAGCGTGCTGCATCTTACGCTCATGTACTTGCCGCCGGCGGAGAGAGTATCTCGGCTCGAGGGTCTCTTCCTGGAGCGTCCGCGGGACAGCGACATCAGGGCTCGACGATCGGTCCAGCAGCGTAGGCAAGCGGCTCACGAGAAAGGCGAAGCAGAGAACTCAGCGGGCGCTGGAGTGCCCAACGCAGGACAGGCGGAACAATCCCGGCCGGAGCGCGACCGCAGCTATCGAGATCATCTTACGCGTTTCATGCAGGAGACCGATCGAGCAATCGATCTGTTGTCATCGGTATTGCCGGAAATCTGGCCGCTGAATGACGAGGAGACGCTGACTTACCTCCATAGCTGCGTCTCGACGAAGCGGCACCCGGTGCGCGTTCCGGAAATTCCTGCCTATCTTGATTGTTTTCTGAGCGACGAGCCTCTGACAGGAGGAATATCGCCGGCTATTGGGCGTAGCCATCTTCGCACGCTGACGGTGCTCGGTTTTCCGCATGTGACCTTTCCAGGCTTGCTGGATGAACTGAACAGGCTTGGCGTCGCGTATCGCTGGGCGACACGGTTCTTGCCGCTCGATCGGACGCAGGCGAATGCGACTTTGTCGAGGTACCGCCGCCAGTGGTTTGCCAAAAGGAAGTCGCTTGCGGCAATCGTCAAGGAGGTGATGTTCAATGAGCAGGTCGCTCTACTCGACACGGATGCCAGCAATAAGGCCATCGATGCTGATGCGGCGCTGTCCGAGCTTGGGGACGACCTCGTCGCGTTCGGCTACATCACCACAACCGTCACCGTCAGCGATGAGGATTCGCACGCGGCCGAAGAGAAGATCCGCGCCGTCGAACGGGTGATCAATAGCCGGGGCTTTACCACCATCCGCGAGACGATCAACGCCGTCGAAGCCTGGCTCGGTGGTCTACCTGGACAGGCATACGCCAACGTTCGGCGGCCCATTGTCCATACTCTGAACCTCGCGCACATGTGCCCGCTGTCTTCGGTATGGGCGGGGCCGGCTCGGTGCGATCATTTGGACGGACCACCGCTCCTGATGGCCAAGACCAAGGGCTCTACCCCGTTCCGACTATCGCTCCACGCTGGGGATGTCGGACACACTATTGTTGTCGGCCCGACCGGAGCAGGGAAGTCGGTCCTGCTCTCGATACTCGCTCTTCAATTCCGGCGCTATCCGAACGCGCAGCTGATCACCTTCGACAAGGGGCGATCCGCACGTGCCACGACACTTGCTCTATCGGGTGCTTGGTATGAGCTTGGCGCCAAGGGCGGGATAGCCTTCCAACCGCTGAAGGACGCCGCAGAGGAGGAAGCCCGGCTCTGGGCCCTTGATTGGCTTTGTGGCGTGCTTGCGCATGAACGCGTGAACGTAACGCCCGAAGTCAAGGAAACCCTCTGGTCGACGCTCAGGAGTCTCGGGTCTGCGCCAGTCTCCCAGCGGACAATGACCGGTTTGGTGGCGTTGCTTGCCCGCGATGCCCTACGCCAGGCCTTGCAGCCGTACACGCTCGAAGGGCCTTACGGGCGCTTCTTGGACGCTGACGCTGACCGACTTTCCGGTGCCGACGTGCTTACTTTCGAAATGGAGGAACTGATGGCGTTGCCGGGATTGGTCGCGCCGGTCCTGACCTATCTCTTCCATACACTTGAAGAACGGTTTGACGGTCGGCCCACCTTGCTGGTGCTGGATGAGGCCTGGGTGTTTCTGGACGATCCGCTGTTCGCGAGGCGAATCCGCGAATGGCTGAAAACGCTGCGCAAGAAGAATGTGGCTGTCATCTTCGCGACCCAGTCGCTTGCCGATATTGCCGAGAGCCAGATTGCGCCAGCGATCATCGAGTCCTGTCCAAGTCGGATCTTCCTGCCCAACCCGCGGGCGGTTGAGCCGACTCAGACCGAGACCTATCGCCGGTTCGGCTTAAATGACAGGCAAATCAGCCTGATCGCCGAAGCATTTCCCAAGCGCGACTATTATCTGCAGTCTCGTGCTGGCAATCGCCTGTTTGAGCTCGGGCTCGGACCCGTGGCGCTCGCCCTTGTCGGTGCATCCTCGCCTGAGGACCAGCGTATTGTAGACGCCGTTCTGGCCCGATCCGGCCCACATCACTTTGCCGAGCGCTATCTGGCCGAAAAAGACCTGCACTGGGCCGCAAACCTGATCAGCACCTTCGAACAAGCCCATAAGGCTTGA
- a CDS encoding VirB3 family type IV secretion system protein, which yields MRPEGFELVLHRSLTEPILIGGAPRAAAILIGTLSAALALGLRLWLAGLALWIVGHGVAVWLAKRDPAFVEVAVRHTKHKGWLSC from the coding sequence ATGCGCCCTGAAGGATTCGAGCTCGTGCTCCACCGTTCGCTCACTGAGCCCATCTTGATAGGTGGCGCGCCGCGTGCGGCCGCCATCCTCATCGGCACCCTGTCGGCCGCACTCGCGCTAGGTTTGCGGCTTTGGCTCGCGGGCCTTGCGCTCTGGATCGTCGGTCATGGCGTGGCAGTTTGGCTGGCCAAGCGTGATCCGGCCTTCGTTGAGGTCGCCGTCCGCCACACGAAGCATAAGGGGTGGCTCTCATGCTGA
- a CDS encoding TrbC/VirB2 family protein, with translation MLIQLWSTARFCACGLHRPFLFLGTAATCILYGSAAHAAGSGMPWEAPLERVLESVQGPVAKIVAVIIITVTGISLAFGDTSGGFRRMVQVVFGLSIAFAASSFFLSFFSFGGGALI, from the coding sequence ATGCTTATTCAGCTGTGGTCGACAGCCCGTTTCTGTGCTTGCGGTCTTCATCGGCCGTTTCTTTTCCTTGGAACGGCGGCCACCTGCATTCTCTATGGTTCGGCGGCTCATGCGGCTGGCTCCGGCATGCCTTGGGAGGCTCCGCTTGAGCGCGTGCTCGAGTCGGTGCAGGGGCCGGTCGCCAAGATCGTCGCGGTCATTATCATCACCGTGACCGGCATATCGCTGGCCTTTGGCGATACCTCCGGCGGCTTTCGCCGGATGGTCCAGGTCGTGTTCGGCCTCTCGATCGCCTTCGCCGCCAGCTCTTTCTTTCTCTCGTTCTTCTCGTTCGGCGGCGGAGCACTGATCTGA
- the trbB gene encoding P-type conjugative transfer ATPase TrbB, which produces MSDLLSPETRERRRGMLRTAMGPAIAIALEEADVVEVMVNPDGKLWLDRHGSGRADTGVILTAQEAERIVRLVASHVRAEAGGASPIISAELPETGERFEGILPPVSLAPCFSIRKPATTTFRLSDYVKAQVASPLTAKVLTTAVAENRSILIAGGTGSGKTTLANALLAEIAGLNERIVIIEDTRELRCDARDAVTLRTKPGVASLADLVRSTLRLRPDRIIVGEVRGAEALDMLKAWNTGHPGGIATVHANSARAALYRIEQLIQEAVATVPRRLIAEAIDLVVFIKGRGPARRIEAVAELRGLDPSGDYLLETPPGLPNTSHRP; this is translated from the coding sequence ATGTCTGATCTCCTCTCGCCCGAAACTCGCGAACGGCGCCGCGGCATGCTGCGAACCGCAATGGGGCCTGCCATCGCGATCGCCTTGGAAGAAGCTGATGTCGTCGAGGTCATGGTCAATCCCGATGGCAAGCTATGGCTCGACCGCCATGGGTCGGGCCGCGCAGACACGGGCGTCATTCTCACCGCCCAAGAGGCTGAGCGTATCGTTCGCCTGGTGGCAAGTCACGTGCGGGCAGAAGCAGGTGGGGCGTCTCCGATCATCTCAGCGGAACTACCGGAGACCGGCGAACGGTTCGAAGGCATTTTGCCCCCGGTCTCTCTTGCGCCATGCTTTTCGATCCGCAAGCCTGCCACGACCACGTTTCGTCTGTCCGACTACGTCAAGGCGCAGGTTGCATCGCCGCTGACGGCAAAAGTGCTGACGACGGCGGTTGCGGAAAACCGCAGCATTCTGATTGCGGGCGGGACGGGATCGGGCAAGACCACACTGGCCAATGCACTTCTGGCGGAGATCGCAGGCCTGAACGAACGGATCGTCATCATTGAAGACACGAGGGAGCTGCGGTGTGACGCAAGGGACGCGGTGACACTCCGCACCAAGCCGGGAGTAGCAAGCCTTGCTGATCTCGTGCGCTCAACCCTTCGTCTGCGTCCCGATCGCATCATTGTGGGTGAGGTCAGGGGAGCCGAAGCCCTCGACATGCTGAAGGCCTGGAACACTGGTCACCCCGGTGGGATCGCGACGGTCCATGCCAACTCAGCGCGTGCGGCGCTCTACCGGATCGAGCAGTTGATCCAGGAAGCGGTGGCAACTGTTCCGCGCCGACTTATCGCCGAGGCAATCGATCTCGTCGTTTTCATCAAGGGGCGAGGCCCGGCACGCCGGATTGAGGCGGTGGCCGAACTCAGGGGTCTCGATCCATCGGGGGATTATCTCCTAGAGACCCCGCCCGGCCTTCCAAACACAAGCCATCGTCCTTAA
- a CDS encoding CopG family transcriptional regulator: MKPKLSAYVSESVAQRLELASKRPGTNKSAIIDAALDRFLNPERDTSGDAALIRRLDRMNRQLDRVDRDLSIIAETIALFVRYYLTITPPLPSGDQDAARALGRERFEMFVAQVGKRVASGGRLVADVLEQVSTSNPDLFMRHLEEGAPLGAASNTYATQSRAQRATGESPGQSPAGREEVGHV; the protein is encoded by the coding sequence ATGAAACCGAAACTCTCTGCTTATGTTTCCGAAAGCGTGGCACAGCGGCTGGAGCTCGCAAGCAAGCGGCCCGGCACCAACAAGTCAGCAATCATCGATGCCGCGCTCGATCGCTTCCTCAATCCGGAGAGGGACACAAGCGGCGATGCCGCGCTGATCCGCCGGCTCGACCGCATGAACCGTCAGCTCGATCGAGTAGACCGCGATCTTTCGATCATTGCGGAAACCATTGCTCTGTTTGTCCGCTACTACCTGACTATTACGCCGCCTCTGCCTTCCGGTGATCAGGACGCGGCGCGCGCACTCGGTCGCGAGCGGTTCGAGATGTTCGTCGCCCAGGTGGGCAAACGCGTAGCGTCAGGCGGCAGGCTGGTCGCCGATGTCTTGGAGCAGGTCTCGACATCAAATCCGGATCTTTTTATGCGGCATCTGGAGGAAGGGGCACCTCTCGGCGCCGCCAGCAATACTTACGCGACCCAATCCCGTGCGCAGCGTGCGACGGGCGAGTCGCCGGGGCAATCTCCGGCAGGGCGAGAGGAGGTCGGCCATGTCTGA